The DNA window AAGATCAGCTATATCTAAGGCTCCTTTATCATCAACTAATTCAAGCATGCCTTCAGTAGGATCTCTGTACCAAATTCTCTCAAACTCTCTATAACCTAATTCCTTAAGAAcaccaacaaattcaaaataacCCCACGTATCTCCATCTATTCTCAACTTTGCAACGTCTCCTCCTTCATACAGACCATTGTTAATATCAACGAATCCACCACTATGGTGAATGGTTAAATTCAGAAACTCGTCCATTACACCTGAAGCAAAGCAAACCCTAAATAAAATTCGTGCTTTAATAACCCTAAATCAGaacaaacaaaccctaaattaACAATCCCTGATTTACGAACCCTAAAAGTGGACCCTAAACACGAACCCTAAAAGAGAACCCTAAAAACGAAACCtagatacgaaacataaatacgaACCCTAAATGACATACCTGTTGTGATTCAGTGGTGTCAATCCTCGCTATTCCTTCAGATTGCAATGCACAGACGAGAAGGGTACTCAGAGTTTCTTCGAGCTTTTCGTCTTCTATGGACAAGAGAAATGAAGTATTCTGGAAAATGGTACTTAGTGGAAATGAGAAAATAACCCTATAATACTGTATTTGACACATCAGCACTCTTAAAATGCCACGTTTATGATAAAATAATGAGACAACTAACGGAACCAAACGGAAGGATAAACGTGGCACCATTTTAAAAGATAAGGGAGTTAtgtgaactttttaaaaattgtggGACCAAAATGGAGCCCGAGtgaaagttaagggacgaaaaagggtattttgcctaaacaaaaagaaacaataaAAACTAAGAGCAAATGACATATTTAAACATTTGAATTATTTAATATGTCAcgtacataataaaaataaaaataaaaaaatgatgaaataatagACTCACTCATGATTATAGTCtttatttttggaattttggaattaagaaaaccaattaaaataaaatcataaaacaaatgATAAAAGGCTTAATACTCAATTTGGTCCTCTACCTATACACTAGGGTCCAATTTGGTCCTTTACCTTTTAAAAGTTCCAAATTGGTCCCATACGTTTCCCAAAAGTATGCACGTTGGTCTTTTCCGTTAAAATGCTTCAAACAGTGCTAACATTTGATGACATGGcacatgagatggatcaatcactgttcatcatctctattataATTTGGGTTCGTACTGCAATTTTCAAAAAATCCCAAATCCTCTAACCTAAAATCCTGTAACTCAATCTTGTTACAAATTGACATCAAAATTGCACAAGAAAGCATGAGTTCTGGGCGCATTTCATCCTCAACATCCAGAAATGTGATTGATTTGTAAGTTTACACAGGATTTGCAAAGCTTCTATGCGCGTGTGGAGACGAAGCAATACTGCGTAGGGCGAAAACCGTTAACAACTATGGAAAGCTATTCTGGGGATGCAAGCATTTTAAGGTACTACGAGTTCTATTATTGTTCTAAAGTATCTTTTTTTTGTAACCATAACCATCGTTCCCAATATCGTCACAGGGGCATTCCAATTCTGGGTGTGGCTTTTTCGAATGGTTCCATGAAGAATGTAGAGATGAGAAAGAAGAAACCTTGATGAAGCATGAATGCAAGATGTAAGTGCTGAGCCAAGAGATGGATGTTGTCAGGAAAGAGACTGAAGATTTGAAGTTGAAAACATTGGAATTGGGGGGAGCTAATTGAGAAGACAAAGAAATGGAAGAGCATTTGGAATTGTTTTGTTTGTGTCATGTTTTTAGCTCTTGTAATTAAGATGGTCTAGAAATGATTGTCATGTATTTTGGAATTGTTTTGTCTGGAATTGTTTTGAGACATGTATTTTGCAAGATGTGTTGCTTGTAAACATAGTATCTTGCTAGAAatgattgtcatgttattagTGTTTTGAAATGTATTTTGAGACAGTATTTTGAGACATGTATTTTGCAATATGTTATTAGACTAAAGTATTTTGCAAGATGTTTATGAGGTACTCAAAACAAAAATACCAGGAAAATTGAGTACATTAAAACTGGTATACTAGAACAACATTTCTTAGAACATAATTTCTTAGAACATGACATTAAAACAACCCAAAATATGTTCAAAGTATACTAGATAGAACCAAAATATACTAGACAAACATTACATTAAAACAACCCAAAATATGAACCAAAATATAGTAAACAGACCCTAACAAACTAAATGCCCTTCTTAGTATTGTTTCTTTTTGTAGGAGTGGTCCTCCTAGTGGTAGGACCAACTGCATTTTGAGATGCACTAAGCCTTGTTGTTGGACCCACATGTGCTGGTTTCCTAAATGGTATCTTGTGTGGCCTAGCTGTTGACATCTTTTTATGAGTCCCTAGTGTATGTGGTGCCCTTGATGGTTGTACAAGTTGAGATGCTTGTTGTGTCTGAGATCCTTGTGTCCTTGAAGCTTGTCTTGGTTGAGATCCTTGTGTCCTTGAAGCTTGTCTTGGTTGAGATCCTTGTGTTGGTTGAGATCCTTGTGTCCTTGAAGCTTGTATTGGTTGAGATCCTTGTGTTGGTTGTGATGTTTGTGGTGGTTGAGTCCTCTTGCAGGTGGATTTGTTGTTCCCAGTTTGCCTACACCTTGTGCACCTCATTATCATACCTGTCTTCCTCATATTCCTATCTGTCCCATCAATTTCACCATCCTCACGATTCCTCCTCTTCTTAGGCCTACCAGGCATTTGCTTGTACTTTGGTGGCTGGATATCTGGGAACTCTGTTCTGACCCATAAATTTGTTCCATTTACTGGATAAATTATAGGCTCATAAACAGACATATACCCAGCCTTTTTATAAATGTCAGGAATGAAGTCTTCAACATGTAAACCTCTGCTCTTAAATGCAGCAATTGCATGCACACAAGGAAGCCATGTTAGTTGCCACTTCCTATATATGCAGTTGTATTCCTTTAGGTTGACAGTAAAAATGTCACCTGGGTTCTCAATGTGCCTAACCTCATAAATGAATTCAGCTGACATCCTATGTACAGAAAATACAACAGAAAATAAGATAGGTTAATTACAACAAATACATAACAGAAAATGAATaacaaaaaatacataattaGAAAATACCTAACAATCCATGAATTTGTGTAAGAACTTGTTCTCTCCACTTTTTTCTTTATGTTTGGCAATACATCTCCATCACTTAAGTTAGGGAATTTCACCCTATTTGTTGGCCATTTCTCCATTATGTAGCCCCTAATTTCTTCTAGCATTGTCACAATTGGCTTACCTCTAGATTCCACAATGACACTGTTGAAGGCTTCAGACATGTTGTTCAACACAGTATCGGACTTTGAAGTTGTCCTAAAATAGGACTTACTCCAAAATCTAGGTGGAGTCTGCATCATATGCTTGTATGCCTCTTCATTTATCTGTCTCACACCTATCATCTCCCTTTCCCATGCTTGTGGGTAAGTTGCCCTAGCTGCTCTCCAGATTATCTCCTTCAACATGTTTCCTGGGAACTTTTTTCTAAAGTTGTTGTATAAGTGCCTAACACAAAACCTTTGTTCCACATTTGGAAGCAACTCATCCATGGCAGGAAGTATACCCTGTAACATAAACAACAGAGTAGATCAGTAAAAAAtgtaaatacaaattaaaaaatgtaAATACAAATTAACATAGTAGATCAATTATAGAATGGCACCTTTTGCTGGTCAGAAATGAATGTGTAGGTTCTACATTCTTCTCTGCCACCTAGGTCATCAATGAGAAGTTGCAAGAACCATAACCAACTGTCCTTTGTTTCCCCTTCTACAATAGCAACTGCAATAGGTAACATCTGATCATTTGGATCAGTCCCAATAGCTGCTAAGATCTGACCTCCACATAATCCTTTTAGAAAGCAACCATCAAGACCAATAATAGGCCTACACAGCTTGAAAATTTGCTTACAAGCAGCATAGCATACATATAACCTCTTGAAAAAAGGCCTTGTATCTTCAGCACCCTCTTGAACTGGTGTGACACTTAACTTGACAGTAGAACCAGGATTTGTCCTCAATATCTCATGACAGTAATCATATAACCTTGTGTAATCTCCTATAAATGAACCATCAACCATGTCCCTAGCTAAACTTCTGGCCCTAATTGCCTTTGTCTTACAAACCCCCACATTCCATTTCTTTATAGCCTTTTCCTTGATGTCTTTAACTTTCAACTTAGGATTAGATTTCAATGAATTTTGTAACCTTGTGCTGAGCCATTTAGTAGACATCAGTGGTACATTGAATTCTCTAGAACAATTGTGTGTATCAACAAGTTTTCTAATTTTCCAAGTCTCCTCATTAGGCAGCTTTCCACAATAAGCCTCCCATTTGTATCCTTATTTACATTCAACCTTCACTCTCAGCTTGTCATTTTTTACAAACTTAAGAGCTCTACTAGTTTGAACAGAATAGGTTCTAATAGcttctttaaaataattttttgagttAAAAAAAGTTCCCAATTCCCATTTATATTAAAACATGTCTAATAATAACTTGAAAATAGGATACTTCTTCTTTCTTATGTCACCACTATCCTCAGAATCACTATCACACCCACTATCTAATTCCTCACTATCATTGTTCAACTCTTTGTCATCACCACCACTGGCTCCTTCCATAGGCTTCTTATTTTTGCTTGTTTCTCCTTCCATAATATTGGCAAGATCCTCATCAGAATAATCCATACTAGCATCAGAGTcactaaaatcaacctccatagCACTATCACAATTATATGTGTCATCCTCACTATCATTAGAGTCATCCACACACGCATTCACACCTGCATTATCTGCTTCAGTCTCCTCATTATTCAACAACTCCTCACTTGCAATCATAACCTCATCAATCAGATTGTTCAGGGCTTCTTCATTTGCATTCAGGACCTCAACACCCTTAACCTCACCCTGATTGTCCATGTTTCCTTGACCTGCACTCACCCCTCTATCAGCCACACCCTTATTGTCCATGTTTTCTTGACCTACACACACTCCTACATCTCCCTCACCCTCATTGTCCAAGTTTTCTTGAACTGCACTCACTCCTCCATCTCCCTCACTTGCCAATGTCTCATTAAGTACTTCATTAACAATATCCTGAATTGTATCATAGTTTCCTGGATCAACCCCATTCAAAGGTTCTTCAACAGTGGCTTCTTCAACAATATTAGGCACTTCAGGTAAAGGACTATCAACAAATTCTGGTTGGGATAAGGGGTGTTCTATGTAAATATCCACTTTAAGATGTACCCTAAATAGGTCAGCTATCTCCAAGGCACCCTTATCATCTCTGAGAAGGTTCATCCCAAATGTTGGGTCATTGTAGTATATGCTACTAactccactataaccaaactcttTCAAAAGACCCAACAATTCAAAGTAAGACCACCTATCAGCATCTACTACTAATTTATCACATATACCCCCCTCATAAACTGTTTTTTATGAGTCCAGAAATTCACCATTATGGTGCACATTAAAGGTCAATATTTCATCCATTTCAACCTAATAGATGAAAATACGTATTTTTAGCATGATTTCTACCCAAACGTAAACCAGAAAATCCagtaaaacagaaaaaatgaaaaagggggaaaaaccctaattttcatacGATACAAAAACCCTAACATACACACAACAAGAAAATATTGAAGAAATAAGAAATCTGACCTTCGTATATTACGCTTCAATGTGATGATAAGTCGTCTTCTTCGTCTTCGCACACTCCTCTTCGTCTTCGCACACTTCTCTTCAGAATCCTATTAACCTTGCTGAACGAAAATGGAACATGGATAATGAGGATACACTATTTGCTAGTGAAAATGACAGGTCATCAATATTATTACCCTACCCATGACACCTAGCAGCCACGTTGGAATATATTTAACGTTTCAAACGGAAAAGACCAACGTGAAAATGTTTTGTTAACGTATGGGACCACTTTGGAACTTTTAAAAGGTAAAGGACCAAATTGGACCCTAGTGTATAGGTAGAGGACCAAATTGAGTATTAAGCCAttataaaactataaaaaataaaagaaatacaaAAAACATTAGTCAAATGTTGACTGACACATGGGCACGTGGGACCCAGGGAAAATCAAAACCAGCCAATGGAGGATCATCTTCCTTGTTTCACATTTAAACATCTTGGGTTTAAAAACCATAAACCAACAAATGAACCTTCACCTTCAGATCAAGATAACTTCATGGTTTCTCAATGAAATCACAAAACTCATACACCAATATTGAAGATCAAacaacaaggaacatgatggtatcaagAATTTTTCTAAAAGGAACATGGATCATAGAGAAATATGAACATAAAGTCACAGTTTCAACCATTTTTGACACACATTATGAACTTCAAACAACACGATTCAAGCAAAATGCAACCACACAAACACCTCATACCTAATGTATGGATCAACTAAACATGAATGAACAAGCTCCTAAACATTTAAAAACTAACATGATT is part of the Vicia villosa cultivar HV-30 ecotype Madison, WI linkage group LG2, Vvil1.0, whole genome shotgun sequence genome and encodes:
- the LOC131649360 gene encoding uncharacterized protein LOC131649360; this encodes MSTKWLSTRLQNSLKSNPKLKVKDIKEKAIKKWNVGVCKTKAIRARSLARDMVDGSFIGDYTRLYDYCHEILRTNPGSTVKLSVTPVQEGAEDTRPFFKRLYVCYAACKQIFKLCRPIIGLDGCFLKGLCGGQILAAIGTDPNDQMLPIAVAIVEGETKDSWLWFLQLLIDDLGGREECRTYTFISDQQKGILPAMDELLPNVEQRFCVRHLYNNFRKKFPGNMLKEIIWRAARATYPQAWEREMIGVRQINEEAYKHMMQTPPRFWSKSYFRTTSKSDTVLNNMSEAFNSVIVESRGKPIVTMLEEIRGYIMEKWPTNRVKFPNLSDGDVLPNIKKKVERTSSYTNSWIVRMSAEFIYEVRHIENPGDIFTVNLKEYNCIYRKWQLTWLPCVHAIAAFKSRGLHVEDFIPDIYKKAGYMSVYEPIIYPVNGTNLWVRTEFPDIQPPKYKQMPGRPKKRRNREDGEIDGTDRNMRKTGMIMRCTRCRQTGNNKSTCKRTQPPQTSQPTQGSQPIQASRTQGSQPTQGSQPRQASRTQGSQPRQASRTQGSQTQQASQLVQPSRAPHTLGTHKKMSTARPHKIPFRKPAHVGPTTRLSASQNAVGPTTRRTTPTKRNNTKKGI